In Megalobrama amblycephala isolate DHTTF-2021 linkage group LG10, ASM1881202v1, whole genome shotgun sequence, one DNA window encodes the following:
- the lbx1a gene encoding transcription factor LBX1a translates to MTSKEDAKGASVEDRRRSPLDHLPPPANSNKPLTPFSIEDILNKPSVKRSYTICGTAHLLSSGEKHPSTGHSLSNRALLTQTSPLCALEELASKTFKGLEVSVLQAAEGRDGMTLFGQRNTPKKRRKSRTAFTNHQIYELEKRFLYQKYLSPADRDQIAQQLGLTNAQVITWFQNRRAKLKRDLEEMKADVESAKAVGNVPFEKMAKLADLEKCVNGTLGESMAKTPTRSNHEHEGTNKLHMSPSSPFTDHTTSKECSEDEDEEIDVDD, encoded by the exons ATGACCTCCAAAGAAGACGCAAAAGGCGCCTCGGTTGAGGATCGAAGGCGCAGTCCGTTGGACCATCTTCCTCCCCCTGCTAACTCAAACAAGCCCCTCACTCCGTTCAGCATAgaggatattttaaacaaaccgtCAGTCAAACGAAGTTACACAATTTGCGGAACGGCGCACCTGCTCTCGTCCGGTGAGAAGCACCCATCCACGGGCCATTCCCTCTCCAACCGCGCGCTGCTCACCCAGACATCTCCACTGTGCGCCCTGGAGGAACTCGCCAGCAAAACATTCAAGGGACTGGAAGTCAGTGTTCTACAAGCGGCAGAAG gaAGAGACGGCATGACACTCTTCGGTCAGAGGAATACCCCCAAAAAGCGGAGAAAGTCGAGAACAGCCTTTACCAATCACCAAATCTACGAACTGGAGAAAAGATTTCTGTATCAGAAATATCTGTCTCCTGCTGACCGGGATCAAATCGCTCAGCAGCTCGGGCTCACGAATGCTCAAGTCATCACCTGGTTCCAGAACCGTCGAGCCAAACTCAAAAGAGACCTGGAGGAGATGAAAGCAGACGTGGAGTCGGCCAAAGCAGTAGGCAATGTACCTTTTGAGAAAATGGCCAAACTAGCAGACCTAGAGAAATGCGTCAATGGCACTCTCGGAGAATCAATGGCCAAGACTCCAACGCGATCTAATCACGAGCACGAGGGAACCAACAAACTCCACATGTCACCATCATCACCATTTACAGACCACACAACGAGCAAAGAGTGTTCAGAGGATGAAGACGAGGAAATTGATGTCGATGACTGA